The following nucleotide sequence is from Coffea eugenioides isolate CCC68of chromosome 3, Ceug_1.0, whole genome shotgun sequence.
CACTCCCAGCTCCTAAAATCTAAATCACATCAAATTTTCCAGTCCTGAAAATCCAGGGAAGATGACTGGCTTGAAGGAGTATATGGTGATGATACCATTCATGGCTCATGGCCATCTAACCCCTTTCTTAGATTTAGCCAAGAAAATTCAACAAAGAACTGGCTTCGCCATCACCCTGGTTAGCACCCCTCTTAATGTCAAGTACCTCGAGAATACTATATCAAAGGATTCATCCCAAGAATCCCGAATCAACTTAGAATCTCTTCCTTTCAACAGTGTTGAACATGGCTTGCCACCAAATACTGAGAACACTGGGGCCTTGTCCTTGGACCATATCATCAAACTCTTCCAGGGTGCAGCTAATCTTGAAGGCCCCTTTCGCCGTCTCATCGCAAAAATCATCGAAAAGGAGGGACATCCTCCGTTGTGCATAGTTTCTGATATTTTTGTAGGGTGGGCTACTGATGTAGCAAAGGATTTTGAAACTGTAAATGTAACTTTCACCACAGGTGGTGCCTATGGCACTGCTGCCTATGTTTCAATATGGCAGAACCTCCCTCATCGATCCTCCGGCAAAGATGAGTTCAGTCTTCCAGGTTTTCCTGATTCATGCCGGTTCCATATCACCCATCTCCATAGATATCTGCAAGCTGCAGATGGTACCGATGAATGGTCAAAGTTTTTTCAGCCGCAGATATCAAAATCTTTGGGATCTCTTGGATGGTTATGCAATACAGTGGAGGAAATTGAGCCTTTTGGCTTGGATGTGCTTAGGAAATACATAAAACTCCCTGTTTGGTGCATTGGACCCCTTCTTCCACCACAAATGCTTGAACAAGATTCTTCTTCAGAATCCAAAAGCATCAGTCAGCCCAGCGGGAGAGAAGCAGGTTTGCCTACTGAACAATGCCTGGAATGGCTGGACTCACATCCCGAGTGTTCTGTTCTTTACATCTCTTTTGGTTCCCAGAACACTATAAGTCCTTCTCAGATGATGGCATTAGCTATGGGGTTAGAGCACTCTGGGAAACCATTCATTTGGGCTATTAGGCCTCCTTTTGGCTTTGATCCTAAAGGTGAATTCAAGGCTGAGTGGTTACCAGAAGGTTTTGAAGAAAGAATGGCGCAAACAAATCAAGGATTGTTAGTGCATAAATGGGCACCCCAATTGGAGATTCTTCGTCACAAATCAACAGCAGCATTTTTGAGCCATTGTGGATGGAATTCAATCATGGAGAGTTTGAGTCAAGGTGTTCCCATGATTGGTTGGCCACTTGCAGCTGAACAAGGGTACAACTCAAAGTTGATAATGGAGGAAATGGGAGTTGGTGTTGAGTTAACTAGGGGATTGCAGAGTACTGTAGAGAAAGAGCATGTGGAGAGGGTAATAAATACTGTGATGGAGAAAGGAGGCAAAGGAgaggaaatgaaaagaaaggcaGTTGAGATAAGAGGGTTGATAAGGGCTGCCGTAAGGGAAGATGAAGGACACAAAGGGTCTTCTTTGCAAGCCATAGATGATTTCATCTCTGTAGTTTTGTCCAAGAGAAAAGTTCTTACAGCATCTTAATAAATTTTAAGTTGCCCTGCCAATGAAGTTCACCTTTGGCTGTTGAGGAAATTGGATATGATTTAATCCTTCCTCCACTTTTATCTCAAATAAAGCTTATTGGAGCAATCTGATTCTTTGAAgtaatttcttatgaaggattATCTTCTTTCTTGGGCTAGAATTACCCTTTCATTTGATCAACCTTTGGCCTCTCAACCAACCAGCATAGTATACATCAAAATCAATGCAACCTTTCAAGCATCAACTCCTCAACACAGGAAACGTTAACAACGAAGTTTAACTTTTAAATATCGCAATCACATGGTACTTGATAATTGAAGTTTCCAATTAAGCACTAGTAAACTAGAAAATCCTGCTCGCACTACCTCCTTGTCAATTCATGTAAAGGCTAATATTAAATTTGCTGAAAATGAAGACTGTCCTCAACTTTTAGcattaatcttctatacactaacagtgtatatactTTTACTATTTAATGCATAACATACAATCCAAAATTTACATATATGTTACATATTCAATcgtgataatatatatattatcagcGTACATAAGATTTACTCAAATTTTTATAGCTTTTAAAAATAGGAAAACGGTGTGATAATATATATACTATCAgcgtatataagatttactcaaatTTTTATGCCTT
It contains:
- the LOC113764744 gene encoding UDP-glycosyltransferase 92A1-like → MTGLKEYMVMIPFMAHGHLTPFLDLAKKIQQRTGFAITLVSTPLNVKYLENTISKDSSQESRINLESLPFNSVEHGLPPNTENTGALSLDHIIKLFQGAANLEGPFRRLIAKIIEKEGHPPLCIVSDIFVGWATDVAKDFETVNVTFTTGGAYGTAAYVSIWQNLPHRSSGKDEFSLPGFPDSCRFHITHLHRYLQAADGTDEWSKFFQPQISKSLGSLGWLCNTVEEIEPFGLDVLRKYIKLPVWCIGPLLPPQMLEQDSSSESKSISQPSGREAGLPTEQCLEWLDSHPECSVLYISFGSQNTISPSQMMALAMGLEHSGKPFIWAIRPPFGFDPKGEFKAEWLPEGFEERMAQTNQGLLVHKWAPQLEILRHKSTAAFLSHCGWNSIMESLSQGVPMIGWPLAAEQGYNSKLIMEEMGVGVELTRGLQSTVEKEHVERVINTVMEKGGKGEEMKRKAVEIRGLIRAAVREDEGHKGSSLQAIDDFISVVLSKRKVLTAS